The Anabaena sp. PCC 7108 region TCTCTTAACTTTAATTCTCGCTACAGGATTAGGAATTATTACCTCAAATTTGATTGCTAAACCGATTAAGCTATTAAGTCAAGCTAGTAGAGCGATCGCTATTGGTGAACTTAGTCAGATCGTAGACATCAAAGGAGTTTCTGAACTAGAAAATTTGGCTGATTCATTTAATAGTATGGCTCTTCAGTTACAAACATCTTTTGAAACTTTAGAACATCGTGTAAAAGAACGCACAGCAGAATTAGTAATTGCTAAAGAAAAAGCAGAAGTAGCAAATCAGGCTAAAAGTATATTTATTGCCAATATGAGCCATGAATTACGCTCACCTCTTAATGCTATTCTCGGCTTTTCCCAATTAATATTACGTTCTCACAATTTACCTTCTGAGCAATATGAAAATATAGGTATCATTTATCGTAGTGGTGAGTATTTACTAACATTAATTAATAATGTTTTGGATTTATCTAAAATAGAAGCAGGTAAAACTACCCTGAATCCGACGGATTTTGACCTTTATCGATTGCTAGATGATTTAGAAGATATGTTCCATTTACGAGCCAGTAATCAAGGCTTAAATTTAATATTTCAACGAAGTGAAAATGTCCCTCGTTATATTTGCACTGATGAAGTAAAACTCCGACAAGTGTTAATTAATCTAATTGGTAATTCTATCAAATTTACTCAGTCAGGAGGAATTATTTTAACTGTAAATAATAACAGTGAAGAAATCATAGATATTTTGACTCTTGATTTTCAAGTTCGTGATACAGGAATGGGTATTGCCGCAGCAGAAATATCTAAATTATTTGAGGCTTTTTCCCAAGCGCAAGCTGGAAAAGAAATGCAGGAAGGAACGGGTTTAGGTTTAGCAATTAGTAAAAAGTTTGTACAGTTGATGGGGGGAGATATTGCTGTTGAAAGTGAATTAGGAAAAGGAACAACATTTAAATTTTTTATTCAAGCTAAATTAGGTCAACAAAGTAATAGCAGTGCTTTAGAAGAACATCCACAAGTGTTAGGACTTGTACCAGGACAACTTACCTATAAAATCTTAACAGTAGATGATAAACCTATTAATCGTCAGTTGTTGTTTCGGCTTTTAGAACCATTAGGTTTTGAGATGAAAGAAGCTAGTAACGGACAAGAGGCCATAACTATTTGGGATGAATGGGAACCCCATTTGATTTGGATGGATATGAGAATGCCTGTTATGGATGGTTACGAAGCCACTAAGCATATTAAATCCACCACCAAAGGCAATGCTACCGCTGTAATTGCCGTCACAGCCAGCGTTTTAGAAGAAGAGAAAGCGATAGTGCTTTCTGCCGGTTGTGATGATTTTCTACGGAAACCTTTTGCCGAACACACAATTTTTGATGTACTCGCTAAACATCTTGGTGTCAAGTATATATTTGCTGAAAATCATTCTGAAAAGTCAGAACCTATAGAAGAAAAATCTTTAACATCTGATAGTCTAACTTGTATGGATCAAGAATGGATTAATCAATTTTATGAAGCAGCTTTAGAAGCCAATACAAATTTGGTTATGGAATTAGTGAAAGAAATTCCCCAAACAGAAAGTTTTTTAATTCTATCTTTAACAAAACTTGCCCGACAATTTGAATTTGAGAAATTAGTTGATTTAGTTGAACCTTTAACAAATAATAATTAGGAAATATTAAAAATTCCATGATTAAAATAATTAGATATATAAGTATTTTTTTCCTTAGTTGCTGCTTGCTAGTTGCTTGTCATACTTCAACACCAACCCAATTAAAACGCCCTCCCTTGAAAGTGCAATTTACATCTTTTATTGGAGAGTATCCAGGCATCATTGCTCAAGAAAAAGGATTCTTCAAAGCCCAAGGGGTAGATGTGGAACTAATTAATAAACGATACACCCAATTGGAAAGAGCAAATTTCAGTGCGGGTAAGTATGATGGGATTACAGTCTCCTTGGGAAGTTTTATCATCTTGAGTGCCACAAATCCTGATATCCAAAGCGTGATGGTTATAGATGAATCAACAGGAGCAGATGTAGTAGTTGCCCAACCACAAATTAAAACTGTCGCTGACTTGAAAGGGAAAAAGCTAGGTACAAATCTAGGTGGTTTTAGCGAACTTTTCGTGACTGAGATGTTGAAAAGTTTCAACTTCACCAGCGATGATGTGAAATTGGTTAAATTAGATGCTTTAGAAATTCCTCAAGGCCTGAAAAATAATGTTATTCAAGCCGGACACACTTGGCAACCCCATCTTTCTGAAGCTATTAAATTAGGGGGACACATCATATTTACCAGCAAACAAACCCCCGGCTTGATTTTAGATCTGATTGTCTTTCGCAATGATATAATCCGCGATCGCCCTGAAGACGTTCGGGCATTTGTACGAGGATGGCTGCAAGGTGCGGCCTACTGGAAAGCCAATGTTCAGGAAGGAAACGAGATCATCAGCAAAGCCTTAAAAATTCCTCGCAATACGCTCTCTCTGGAGGGAGTAAACCTAACTGATTTAGGTGAAAATCAAAAATTATTTCAATCTAGCAACCCTAATTCTATTTACAAAACTGCCCAGATATATGCAGACTTTTTTATTCGCTCTGGAAATGTGACGCGCATTCCTGAGCTAAAAAGTTTGTTCAATTCTTCGTTTTTGAACTCTCACTCCTAATTTAAGACTATGGGCATCCGTACAAAGTTGATCGCGTCGTTTTTCGTTGTTGCTTTGATTCCATTGCTGCTACTGACATTTATCAACAAACAGACAACTGAAAAAGCACTAACTGACAACGCTAAACAAGCCCTATCTGCGGCGGCTAAAGAAACAGCTAACAGAATAGATGCCTTTATTGATGGAAATCTCAATGCCGTGCGCGTAGAGGCGATTTTACCAGGTTTGGCACGCTACCTTAGCCTCACTCCAAAACAGCGAGATGATAGCCCCGAAATGCAATTGGCGATAGAAACATTAATTCGTCTCAGTCGCAAAGATATGCTCAATGTTCTCTCCTATGCTTTGCTTGACTTAAAGGGTAAAAATGTATTGGATACGAAAACATCGAATATTAGTAAAGATGAATCAGTAGAAAATTATTTTAAAGAACCTCTGAAAACTGGGTTCTCCTTTGTTTCTAGCATGAAGCTATCGCCGACAATTCCTGACCTGATTACCGTATTTTTTAGCAGTCCAGTTCGCAATGCCAAGGGAGATATATTGGGTGTACTGCGTGTTTCATACAATGCTACTGTTGTGCAGCAATTAGTAACTCGACGAACTGAACAGGCTGGGGCAAAATCTTTTGCTATTCTTTTAGATGAAAATAATATTTATCTGGCACATAGCACTGCACCAAAACTAATTTTTAAATCAATTGTGCCTCTGCCTACCGATGTTGTAACTCAACTGCAATGGGAAGGACGTTTGCCCAATTTTCCTGTTAAAGAATTGGCAACTAATGAATCAAAACTTAAGCAAGCATTGGATCATAAGCAGCCCTATGTAATTTCATCTTTAGAAGCAGCAGGTAATCAAGTTGATCTGATTGCGATCGCTTATTTGCAATATAAACCTTGGTCTGTTTTGTTCGCCCAGCCCCTGGCTGTTGCCTTAGCACCCGTAGAAAAGCAAATTCGTGACGCAATGTTTCTATTTTCATTGATCGCCTCAGTAGTGACAATCATCGCTTTTGTCATTGGGCAACTGGTAACAAAGCAAATAATTTACCTTAATAATATAGTTTCCCATTTTACCGCAGGTAACTTAGATATCCGCGTCAAAATCAACTCAAAAGACGAAATAGGTCAACTGGCAAAATCGTTTAATAATATGGCATTGCAGTTACAGACCTCTTTTGAAACTTTGGAACATCGAGTCCAAGAACGCACCGAAGAGCTAGTTATTGCCAATCGTAAATTGGAGTTGTTGGCAAATATGGATGGGTTAACTCAGATTGCTAATCGCCGCTGTTTTGATCACTATCTAGCTTTAGAACATACACGGCATCAACGGGAACAAAATCCCCTGGCACTGATCATGATTGATATTGATTACTTTAAGGTTTATAACGATAGTTATGGACATCAAGGTGGCGATGAATGTTTGATTAAAGTAGCACAGGAAATTGCCAAAGTTACTCAACGCCCGACTGATTTAGTTGCCCGCTACGGTGGTGAAGAGTTTGCTGTAATTTTGAGTAATACTGATATCAAAGGGGCGCTTAAGGTTGCCAAGACGATTCAAACTGCGATCGCTTCTTTGCAGATTCCCCATCAGAATTCTCAAGTGAGTAATTACATCACCCTGAGTATGGGGGTTGCCAGTCTGGTTCCTACCTTAGAACAAAATTTAGAAACTCTGATTTCCTATGCTGATCAAGCCTTGTATGCAGCTAAAGAGCAGGGACGCAATCGAGCGATCGCTCATCGCTACTAAGTACATTAAATCCACCACCAAAGGCAATGCTACCGCTGTAATTGCCGTTACAGCCAGCATTTTAGAAAAAGAGAAAGCGATCGTTCTTTCTACTGGTTGTGATCACTTCCGATACAAACCCTTTGCTGAACACACAATTTTTGATGCACTAGCTAAACATCTTGGTGTAAGCTATATCTTTGCTGAAACGCGATCGCTTATATTAGATAATTCAGCAGAAAACGCTTTTACATCCCAAAATTTGACTTGTATGTCTAGCGAATGGATTACTCAGTTATATGAAGCTGCTATTGAGGCTAATACCAACCTCGTCTTGCAACTAGATAGGAGAAATTCCCGAAACAGAACATCGCCTAGCACAAGCTTTGGCGAAAATTGCGCGTCAATTTGAATTTGAGCAGCTTGTTGACTTAGCCGAACCCATAATAAGCAATGAATCTTGATTATCAACCGGAAAACAAAGGTAACATTCTCCTAGTAGATGACATTCCAGAGAACTTACAATTACTCAGCGATTTACTGGTTAAACTCGGCTACACTGTTCGCAGCGTCACCAGTGGGCGAATGGCTCTAAAAACAGTGAAGGTGAAGCGACCAGATGTCATCCTCTTAGATATCAAAATGCCAGAAATGGATGGATATCAAGTCTGTCAAGCTCTCAAAGCTGATGAGAATTTACATAATATTCCCGTTATTTTTATTAGTGCTTTAGATGATGTATTCGATAAAGTAACAGCCTTTAAGTCAGGTGGTATAGACTACATTACAAAACCTTTTCAAATCGAAGAAGTAGTAGCGCGTCTAGAAAATCAATTAACCATTCAACGTCAACAACGCCTTTTAGAACAAGAAGTTGCTAACCGCAGAGAAACAGAAGAGGTACTTTATCAGTCCAGAGCTTTCCTATCAAGCGTTTTGAACAGTTCCCTTGATGGTATTGCCGCTATGCAAGCTATCCGTGACCCTGCAACGGGCGATATTGAGGATTTTCGTTGCTTAGTCGTCAACCCGGTTATCGCTAGAGCATTTGGTCGTAGTCGTGAGGAAATGATCGGTAAGTTGGTGCTAAAAAAATTTGTGAACCGTCTTGACCCAGAACTCTTTGAGCGTTTTGTTGATGTTGTCGAGATGGGTGAACCTCTAGAACAAGATTTTTACTACCCATCAGGAAATTCTTATTGGTTCCACTTTGTGGCGGTAAAGTTAGCTGATGGTTTTGCTATTACTATCCGTGATATCACTGCCCGGAAACAAACTGAACTGGCTTTGCAAGATGCTAATCATCAACTTGAATTACTGGCAAATTTAGATGCTTTAACTCAAGTGGCTAATCGTCGTTGTTTTAATAATCGTCTCAAACAGGAATGGCAGCAACTAGCCCAAGAACAGCAGCCACTTTCCTTAATTCTACTCGATATTGATGTCTTCAAACGCTATAACGATTGCTACGGTCATTTAGCTGGTGATGATTGTCTCTTCAAAATCTCCCAAGTCTTGTATCAATTTATTCGTCATCAAGATATCAATCGTCCTCCTGATTTGGTGGCGCGTTACGGTGGAGAAGAATTTACCGTACTGCTCCCACATACGGATTTAGAAGGAGCGATTAAGGTAGCAGCCAGAATTCAACAAGCAATTCATGATCTGGCGATTCCTCATGAACAATCTAATGTCAAAGATATCGTCACAGTTAGTCTGGGAATTGCCTCTGTTGTACCAAAGTTGGAAGTTAAACCAGATACAATCATTGCTTATGCTGATCAAGCTTTATACGAGGCTAAACAACAAGGGCGCGATCGCTATTGTACATACGCTTATCCCTCTGTGCAGCGATAATGACCAATACTAATAATCCTTCTTCAGAGATAGATTTTTTTTATTAGCGTTTTTGTTAAGATTAATAAAATTTTTCCAAAAAAAGACCACTATGGCTTTATACGCAGAATTGCATCGGCATCTAGGTGGTTCAGTTGTACCTCGTGTATTATGGCGATATTTCCAGCGCCATTCCACTGAGTTAATTTCTCGCTTTACTGAATATTCAGAATTTGAAGATTTTTATACCCGTCCCCGTAACACTTTAGATGAATATCTGGAATTACACACCTTAGTTGAAAGTGTGCAAACGGTAGCAACTTTACCTTACTTTATCTACCGCTTGCTGCGGGGTGCTTATATATTTGAAAATTTGGCTTATCTGGAATTGCGTTACACTCCCTATTTGCGGACTCCTGAACATCTAAATCAAGCCGAAAGAATTGATAAGATGGCGGAAATTGTGAATATTGTCGGGAAATCTAGCCATTTGCCCGAATATCCCATTGTCACCAGCCAAATTCTCTGTATGCACTCACGATTACCTTATGAAGTCAATAAGGCAATTGTTGATTTAGCAGCGCAAAATCCAAATTATGTCTGTGCGGTAGATATTGCGGGGGGCGATAGTTACTATGCTGAACGTATGGAAGAATGGATTAGTTTATATAATTATGCCCAAACTGTAGGCGTAAAAACCACAGGACATCTTTATGAAACTACCGCAGGTTGCTATCCAGAACTTTTACCCTATTTAATGAGAATTGGTCACGGTATCCAAATTCCCCTACTTTACCCAGAATTACTTAAAGATGTAGCTAAACGGGGACAGTGTTTGGAAGTTTGTCCCACAACTTACTTAAAAACAGGAACTTTACAGGATATCCGTCAACTCAAATTAGTTTTTGACCGTTGTTTTGAAGCTGGTGTAGATATTGCCATATGTACAGATAACGCTGGTTTGCACAATGTCCGCTTACCCTTTGAGTATGAAAATCTCTTGACTTACGACATTATCAATTTTGCCCAGTTAAAAGCTTGTCAAGATGCAGCTTTCCGTCATGCGTTTGCTTGGCCTTATACTCAACGTCCTGCATCTTTATTAAATGGTTTGTTGAAGCCGGAACCAGATCAGGTTTTGGCAATGCAGGACTATAGCAGGTGACAGGTGACAGGTGACAGAGCTAAAAGTCTTTTGGTGTGTAAGTTTTATCATTAGTTGATGTCCTAACCGCCTTGTCCGTTGCTATGAAGAAAGAATATTACAGATGTTGACTATCCCCTACTTGAATGCGGGGGATTTTTTTTGAGCATATTAACGGTTTTTGCCTGTTTTACCCGTTACAAGTGACATTGTAGTCAATGTTATTATTTATATATGCCAATCCTGATTAATTCGTAAAAATAAAATTGTCTATTTCTGGCCTCAAAAGCAGGAAGTTAGCATTAAGAAAGACATAATTGATGAGTTAAACGAATATATCAAGATAACGACTAGATTAAAATAAGTTTTTTGGACATTACAGCTATCTTTTTGTCTAAAAAAACCTATATTTTCGGCAATTTTCAAGTCATTAGTGAGATCATTTATAATAAAGATAGGTAATATATTGGTGTGAAAGGTTTCCGTTAAAAAGATCACTTTAGAGAATACATCTTTTGACATTAGGGCTAAATGCGAATTTTCTCTCTTTATGCCTGGGGTTGCCTTTTCTAAAGACAGCTAAATATAAGGAGAATTATCATGTTATTAGATAATAATTCCCTAAGGTCAAAGAATAAACTGCTTGCTGCTTTGCCTAAATCTGATTTTGAGCATCTTGCTCCACATTTAGAACTTGTATCGCTCTCATCTGGGCAAAATATTTTCGAGGCAGAAGAACCAATCAAATACATCTATTTTCCTGAAACAGCAGTCATTTCCCTACTTTGTATTATGGACAACGGCTCATCAGTAGAAGTTGGTTTAGTGAGTAAAGAAGGTATGGCTGGTATACCCGTTATTTTGGGAGATGACATCACAAATATAACTGCAAATGCCCAAGTTCCGGGCAATGCGTTGCGAATTGATGCAGATCAAGTTAAAACCGAATTTGATCGGGGAGGAGCGATTCAAAACTTGCTACTGCGCTATGTAAAAACTGTCTACATTGAAATTGCACAAAGCGCTGCTTGTAACCGACTACATACGTTAGAAGAGCGACTTTCTCGGTGGTTATTGACAGTGGCTGACCGTCTACATTCAGATGAATTTCCTCTAACTCAAGAATTTATCTCTCATATGTTGGGTGTACGTCGGTCTGGTGTTACAGTTGCAGCGAATACCCTCAGTAAAGCAGGCATGATTAATTACCATCGCGGTAATATTAAGATTATCAATCGAGAAGCTTTAGAGGAGAGTTCCTGTGAGTGTTATAAAGTCATCAAGAATGAATATGCACGGTTAATAGGCAATTTACCTCAACATAATTGCGATTGAATCTTTTGGGCTTCTATGTACGAAACCGGACAGACAGCCAACATTTGCTTTGCATAATATAAAGGAGCATATAGTTTTTGATTCCTTTATTTTTACAAATCAAACTGTTAAAAATAAAAGCAGGTAAGATTCATGTATAGCCAATCTATCCATCTTGATAACTTACGATTACTGATTGTCGATGATGATAGTGATACCAGACAAATACTGACTTTATTATTTGAATTGGAAGGTACAGAGATTATGTCTGCTGCTTCTGCACATGAGGCTATAGAAGTAATATCTAATTTTAAACCTGACATCTTAATCACCGACATCTCTCTACCGGATGAAGATGGGTATTCGTTGCTACCAAAAGTTAGAAATTTGCAAGCATTGAAAGGAAGATGGATTCCGGCTATTGCTATGACGGGATGGGCTTCAGCGGCAGATCAAGAATATTCATTAAAAGCAGGTTTTCAGAAACACCTCTGCAAGCCTATTAATTTAGATGAGTTACTTTCTGCTGTTGCGAGTGTGGTTAACTTTAACCAGTGTGTTCTGGCAAAGTGCTGAGTCTTGTAAAAAGGGACACGGAGAAAGAGGGACACGGGGATAATCTCACCGCGTCACCGCGTCTCCCCCTCTCCGCGTCTTTTTCTTCCGCGTCACCGCGTCACCCACTCTCCGCGTCCTCTTCGGTCACCGCGTCTGTCCATTTGTATCCACCTTAAAGTGAAAAGGTATTACACCCCTTCTGTAGCGCCACCAACTGTTTTCCAAGCAGTTAGCCCACCTTGAATTTCAGAAACATCAGTGAAGCCAGCACGGCGCAAGATTTGGGCTGCATGGGTTGCATGGGCATCATGTTCCCCATAAATATAGATAGGGCGTTTTTTGTGCAGAGCAGATTTAGCACGGGATTCCAAGTCATCGAAGGGAATTGAAATCGCCCCAGTGATATGGCCGTGATTGTAAGTGTAGCGATCGCGCACATCAATAATTGTAAAAGCAGGTTGACCCCATTCGAGCCGGGATTTCAGATCCTGAACATCAGCGACTAAACTACCGTTCATAAGTTTTTTCCGCTTATCACCTCATCTGCAATTTATCAAAGATCCTCTTATAATCAGGTTTTCTTTACAATTAATCAAAAATTCTATTGAGATATTAAATAGATATTAAATAAAACTACATATCTGTCAGAAGCCAGTAGTCGGAATATTGTAGGCTAATGTTCTGCACGTTCGCTCAATTTTTAATTTTTAATTTTTCATTCCGGCTATGGCATCTACTATTCAAGCTTTACCAACAGAAGTTGTATATTTAATTACGGCTGGAGAGGTAATTGACTCTTTATCTGCTGTCGTGCGGGAATTAGTAGAAAATTCCCTAGATGCTGGTGCAACGCGCATTGTCGTTTCTCTATGGCCGCAACATTGGCGAGTCCGCGTAGCTGATAATGGTTGTGGAATGAATCTTGATGACTTGCAACAAGCCGCAGCAGCCCATAGCACCAGTAAAATTCGTTCTAGTGCGGATTTATGGAAAATTACCAGTTTAGGGTTTCGTGGTGAGGCGTTACACAGCTTAACAACCTTGGCAGATTTAGAAATTTTCAGTCGTCCCGTGGGTGGAAATGAGGGATACCGGGTTGTTTATGACGAAAGTGGAGAAGTAGTCAAACTAGAAATAGCCCCAATAGCCCCTGGAACAGTCGTCACGGTCTCTAATTTGTTCGCTAACTACCCCGCCCGTCGTCAAGGTTTACCCACCCCTGCACAGCAAATGAAGGCAGTACAAGGGATAATTCAACAAATTGCCCTTTGTCATCCTCAAGTCACTTACCAAGTTTGGCAAAATGACCGAGAATTATTCACTATCTGTCCGGCTGCGACTGTAGAACAATTAATCCCGCAAATTTTGCCCCAAGTGCGAGCGAGTGATTTGCATTTTTGTCATTTAGAATTACCAAACCTAGAAAAATCAGCCATAAATTTAGTCATAGGTTTACCAGATAGGTGTCATCGTCATCGTCCTGATTGGGTAAAAGTAGCAATCAATGGCAGGATGATTAAATCACCGGAATTAGAGCAAACGATTTTATCAGCATTTCACAAAACATTACCGCGCGATCGCTATCCCATTTGTTTTTTACATCTTGCCATTTCTCCTGACCAAATCAATTGGAATCGCAACCCTGCCAAAACTGAAATTTATCTCAA contains the following coding sequences:
- a CDS encoding Crp/Fnr family transcriptional regulator; amino-acid sequence: MLLDNNSLRSKNKLLAALPKSDFEHLAPHLELVSLSSGQNIFEAEEPIKYIYFPETAVISLLCIMDNGSSVEVGLVSKEGMAGIPVILGDDITNITANAQVPGNALRIDADQVKTEFDRGGAIQNLLLRYVKTVYIEIAQSAACNRLHTLEERLSRWLLTVADRLHSDEFPLTQEFISHMLGVRRSGVTVAANTLSKAGMINYHRGNIKIINREALEESSCECYKVIKNEYARLIGNLPQHNCD
- a CDS encoding ABC transporter substrate-binding protein, which gives rise to MIKIIRYISIFFLSCCLLVACHTSTPTQLKRPPLKVQFTSFIGEYPGIIAQEKGFFKAQGVDVELINKRYTQLERANFSAGKYDGITVSLGSFIILSATNPDIQSVMVIDESTGADVVVAQPQIKTVADLKGKKLGTNLGGFSELFVTEMLKSFNFTSDDVKLVKLDALEIPQGLKNNVIQAGHTWQPHLSEAIKLGGHIIFTSKQTPGLILDLIVFRNDIIRDRPEDVRAFVRGWLQGAAYWKANVQEGNEIISKALKIPRNTLSLEGVNLTDLGENQKLFQSSNPNSIYKTAQIYADFFIRSGNVTRIPELKSLFNSSFLNSHS
- a CDS encoding rhodanese-like domain-containing protein; this encodes MNGSLVADVQDLKSRLEWGQPAFTIIDVRDRYTYNHGHITGAISIPFDDLESRAKSALHKKRPIYIYGEHDAHATHAAQILRRAGFTDVSEIQGGLTAWKTVGGATEGV
- a CDS encoding adenosine deaminase, with translation MALYAELHRHLGGSVVPRVLWRYFQRHSTELISRFTEYSEFEDFYTRPRNTLDEYLELHTLVESVQTVATLPYFIYRLLRGAYIFENLAYLELRYTPYLRTPEHLNQAERIDKMAEIVNIVGKSSHLPEYPIVTSQILCMHSRLPYEVNKAIVDLAAQNPNYVCAVDIAGGDSYYAERMEEWISLYNYAQTVGVKTTGHLYETTAGCYPELLPYLMRIGHGIQIPLLYPELLKDVAKRGQCLEVCPTTYLKTGTLQDIRQLKLVFDRCFEAGVDIAICTDNAGLHNVRLPFEYENLLTYDIINFAQLKACQDAAFRHAFAWPYTQRPASLLNGLLKPEPDQVLAMQDYSR
- the mutL gene encoding DNA mismatch repair endonuclease MutL; this encodes MASTIQALPTEVVYLITAGEVIDSLSAVVRELVENSLDAGATRIVVSLWPQHWRVRVADNGCGMNLDDLQQAAAAHSTSKIRSSADLWKITSLGFRGEALHSLTTLADLEIFSRPVGGNEGYRVVYDESGEVVKLEIAPIAPGTVVTVSNLFANYPARRQGLPTPAQQMKAVQGIIQQIALCHPQVTYQVWQNDRELFTICPAATVEQLIPQILPQVRASDLHFCHLELPNLEKSAINLVIGLPDRCHRHRPDWVKVAINGRMIKSPELEQTILSAFHKTLPRDRYPICFLHLAISPDQINWNRNPAKTEIYLNEITFWQEQITQAINKALRISEVNIKESVQTTRVSKLLKVAETKGGYNFQPQNPNQNQAQNYLKAVAQVSNTYIVAEHSGGMWLVEQHIAHERVLYEQLCDHWQLVAVETPIILYQLSPAQVSQLQHINLDIEPFGEKLWAVRNIPAMLQQREDCAEALLELSWGGDLQTAQVAVACRSAVRNGTPMNLPEMQKLLDDWQRTRNPRTCPHGRPIYLSLEESSLARFFRRNWVIGKSHGI
- a CDS encoding diguanylate cyclase domain-containing protein — its product is MNLDYQPENKGNILLVDDIPENLQLLSDLLVKLGYTVRSVTSGRMALKTVKVKRPDVILLDIKMPEMDGYQVCQALKADENLHNIPVIFISALDDVFDKVTAFKSGGIDYITKPFQIEEVVARLENQLTIQRQQRLLEQEVANRRETEEVLYQSRAFLSSVLNSSLDGIAAMQAIRDPATGDIEDFRCLVVNPVIARAFGRSREEMIGKLVLKKFVNRLDPELFERFVDVVEMGEPLEQDFYYPSGNSYWFHFVAVKLADGFAITIRDITARKQTELALQDANHQLELLANLDALTQVANRRCFNNRLKQEWQQLAQEQQPLSLILLDIDVFKRYNDCYGHLAGDDCLFKISQVLYQFIRHQDINRPPDLVARYGGEEFTVLLPHTDLEGAIKVAARIQQAIHDLAIPHEQSNVKDIVTVSLGIASVVPKLEVKPDTIIAYADQALYEAKQQGRDRYCTYAYPSVQR
- a CDS encoding response regulator — encoded protein: MYSQSIHLDNLRLLIVDDDSDTRQILTLLFELEGTEIMSAASAHEAIEVISNFKPDILITDISLPDEDGYSLLPKVRNLQALKGRWIPAIAMTGWASAADQEYSLKAGFQKHLCKPINLDELLSAVASVVNFNQCVLAKC
- a CDS encoding diguanylate cyclase, which codes for MGIRTKLIASFFVVALIPLLLLTFINKQTTEKALTDNAKQALSAAAKETANRIDAFIDGNLNAVRVEAILPGLARYLSLTPKQRDDSPEMQLAIETLIRLSRKDMLNVLSYALLDLKGKNVLDTKTSNISKDESVENYFKEPLKTGFSFVSSMKLSPTIPDLITVFFSSPVRNAKGDILGVLRVSYNATVVQQLVTRRTEQAGAKSFAILLDENNIYLAHSTAPKLIFKSIVPLPTDVVTQLQWEGRLPNFPVKELATNESKLKQALDHKQPYVISSLEAAGNQVDLIAIAYLQYKPWSVLFAQPLAVALAPVEKQIRDAMFLFSLIASVVTIIAFVIGQLVTKQIIYLNNIVSHFTAGNLDIRVKINSKDEIGQLAKSFNNMALQLQTSFETLEHRVQERTEELVIANRKLELLANMDGLTQIANRRCFDHYLALEHTRHQREQNPLALIMIDIDYFKVYNDSYGHQGGDECLIKVAQEIAKVTQRPTDLVARYGGEEFAVILSNTDIKGALKVAKTIQTAIASLQIPHQNSQVSNYITLSMGVASLVPTLEQNLETLISYADQALYAAKEQGRNRAIAHRY
- a CDS encoding ATP-binding protein; translated protein: MNSKNAKKSRQIPLRLVLIIPFVLQIVGAVGLVGYLSYQTGQQAIAKLAEELMTETSNRIEQYLDSYMGKAQEINRMNVEAFESGILDLNDFKALGKYFYRQVRAFNFAYDNFGSKEGGFIGSGYEEDYSWGIVEILPHSNKRYGYSVDDQGNRVNLRYTIEDPEVINSAWYLDAVKAGKPIWSSIYNQGDAATFFSISASTPVYDKQKNFLGVFGIDLELNKISQFLKTLNKKNSGDIFIIERSGLLVASTSNESPAPIVNRKATRLKALNSREIVIRDLTGELIKLFGSLKAINKPQSLRPNLDQNPFVRVIPYRDKYGLDWVVVMVIPETQFLGEIQANTKTTILLCLLTLILATGLGIITSNLIAKPIKLLSQASRAIAIGELSQIVDIKGVSELENLADSFNSMALQLQTSFETLEHRVKERTAELVIAKEKAEVANQAKSIFIANMSHELRSPLNAILGFSQLILRSHNLPSEQYENIGIIYRSGEYLLTLINNVLDLSKIEAGKTTLNPTDFDLYRLLDDLEDMFHLRASNQGLNLIFQRSENVPRYICTDEVKLRQVLINLIGNSIKFTQSGGIILTVNNNSEEIIDILTLDFQVRDTGMGIAAAEISKLFEAFSQAQAGKEMQEGTGLGLAISKKFVQLMGGDIAVESELGKGTTFKFFIQAKLGQQSNSSALEEHPQVLGLVPGQLTYKILTVDDKPINRQLLFRLLEPLGFEMKEASNGQEAITIWDEWEPHLIWMDMRMPVMDGYEATKHIKSTTKGNATAVIAVTASVLEEEKAIVLSAGCDDFLRKPFAEHTIFDVLAKHLGVKYIFAENHSEKSEPIEEKSLTSDSLTCMDQEWINQFYEAALEANTNLVMELVKEIPQTESFLILSLTKLARQFEFEKLVDLVEPLTNNN